In Anaerococcus prevotii DSM 20548, the genomic window ATAAAAGAAAAGTTAAGGATTTTTGATGAGCTTAGGGAAATCCTAAATACTATGAGAGAAAAAAGAGGATCAATCGACTTTAATTTCTCTGAAAGTCAGATAGATGTAGCTGAGGATGGAAGAGTTTTAAATATATCAAACTTTGAAAGAGGATCGGGCAATAAGATGATTGAAGAATTCATGCTTGCCGCTAATGAAACAGTTGCAAGTCTTTTTGCCTATATGGACTTTCCTTTTATATACAGAATCCACGAAAAACCTAAAGAAGAAAAGATCGAAAGCTTTAAGAAAGCTCTTAACACTATGGGATATAATATAAGGGGAAATGACCTACATCCTAAGGACTTCCAACAAATTCTAGAAGAAGTGGAAGGTAAGGACGTTGAATCAGTAATTAATATCTTGATGCTAAGGACCATGCAGAAGGCCAAGTATTCCGAGCATAGGGATATGCACTTTGGTCTATCTACATCCTTCTACACCCATTTTACGTCCCCAATTAGAAGATACCCTGACCTAATAGTTCATAGATTAGTCAAAAAATTCATTCATAACAAGCTAACTAGTCTTAATCAGACAAGTCTTGAAAAAACAATCACAAATAATGCAGACCACCTTTCTATGACAGAAAGAAGAAGCGAAGATTGTGAGAGAGATGTGGAAGATTTACTTAAATGTAAGTATATGACTCGTTTTATTGGCGATGAATTCTATGGAAATATATCTGCAATAACTGAATTTGGCATATTTATTGAATTAGATAATACTGTAGAAGGACTTTTCATGTACAAGTTTTCTAATGATAGATACGAGTATCTAGAAGATAAGATGAAAGCCTTTAATACAGATAAAAAAATCTTCTATTCGATTGGAGATAGGGTTAAGATTAGGGTGATGGATGTAGACACATATCAGAGAAATATCGACTTTGATTTGGAGGTAAACGATGAAATTATTAGCCAACAATAAGAAGGCTTATCATGATTATTTTATAGAAGAAAAATACGAAGCAGGACTTTCACTTCTGGGAAGTGAAGTAAAATCAATCAAGAAAGGGAAAGTTTCTATTAAGGAGTCTTTCATATCTGACAGAAAAGGGGAGATGTTTATCTACGGTATGCATGTCACCCCTTATTCTCAAGCCTATGATAAGGATATCGATCCAACTAGAACTAGGAGACTCCTCCTTCACAAGAAGGAAATAAATAAATTAATAGGCAAAAAAACTCAAGCAGGCTATACAGTAGTTCCCCTTAAAATCTATGAGAGAGATGGCTTAGTTAAATTAGAGCTTGCCCTTGCCAAAGGTAAGAAGCAATACGATAAGAGAGAATCCATCAAGGCTAAGGATGATAAGAGGAAGATGGATAGGGCTCTTAAGAATTATTAAAGGAGAGAAAATGTCAAATAAAAGCACACTCAAAGTTAAGCTACTTAACTACACACCTAGGGCAGAAGAGACTATAGCTCAGGCGGGCAAACTCTGCTACTCACAAGTTGGAGTAGATGAAATAGCCGAAAAACAGGACGAAGAGTCTATTGCTAGATATGTAAAAATGCTTCAAAATCTCGGTCATCTTTCTCCGATTGAGCATGTCTCCTTTACCTTTGCCGTAGAGGGGGTATCTAGGGTCTTGACCCACCAGCTAGTCCGTCACAGGCTCGCCTCCTATTCTCAACAGTCCCAAAGATATGTGAAGCTCGACCAATTTGAGTACATAATGCCTAAAGAAATCGACGAAAATGAAGAAGCAAGAGAAATATTTATTAGGCAAATGGAAGAAAGCCAGAAGGCTTATGATGACTTGACTGATATTTTGTTTGAAAAACATTACCAAAGCTTTATGGATGAAGGTCAAGATGAAAAATCAGCCAAAAGATCTGCTAGTAAAAAGGCCATAGAGGATGCAAGATACGTCTTCCCAAATGCTTGTGAAACAAAGATTGTTTTTACTATGAATGCAAGAAATCTCCTTCATTTTTTCAATATGAGATCATGCCTAAGGGCCCAATGGGAGATAAGAGACCTGTCAGATCAGATGATAAGACTCGTAAAAGATATTTATCCAAATCTCTTCCTAAATGCAGGTCCATCTTGTATTAATGGCCCTTGCCCAGAAGGTAAGATGACTTGCGGGAAAATAAAGCAAGTGCGCGAAAAGTATAAAAATATATAAAGCTTAATATTTTAAAAACAAAAATAAGGATGGAGACTTTATGTCCTATATACAACTAAACAATCTAACAAAAGAATTTAAATCTGGAGATACTAAGATTGTCGCAAATGATAAGATAAACTTCTCTCTAGAGGAAGGAAGGTTATTGATAATAGTCGGAGCAAGTGGGGCTGGTAAGACAACTCTTCTTAATCTCATTGGTGGGATGGATAAGGCTACTAGTGGGGAGATTCTAATTGATGGGAAAAACCTAGTAGGTCTTAGCGATAGAGACCTTACCGAATATAGGAGAAATGATGTAGGTTTTGTATTTCAACACTATAATCTCATACCAAACTTGACTGCTCTTGAAAATGTAGAGATGGCTTCAGAAATTTCTGATAATCCACTAGAAGCAGAAAAAATACTCGAGGAGGTAGGACTTAGTCATAGATTAAACAACTTCCCTTCTCAACTATCAGGAGGAGAACAACAAAGGGTGGCCATAGCCAGGGCCTTAGCCAAAAATCCCAAGCTTTTACTTTGTGATGAGCCAACAGGTGCCCTAGACTATGAGACAGGAAAAAATATCCTTAGGCTTTTACAAGATGCTTCAAGGAAGATGGGAGCCACAGTAGTAATCATAACTCACAATTCATTAATAAAACCAATGGCAGATCAGGTAATAGAGATCAGAGACGGGAGAGTCGACAAGGACTATATCAATGAAAATCCTGTTTCAGTTGATGAGATAGAGTGGTAATATGAATAAAACTTATATAAAAAGCATCTTCGCTGATATGAAGAAAACTAAGGGAAAGGTCCTATCTATTATGATAATGGTAGCTCTAGCAAGCCTGGTTGTAGTGGGACTTTTGCTTTCTGGGCCTTCAATGAGAAAAAGCCTAAATAATTCCCTAGGAGAATACAAGCATCCTGATCTAATAGTAAGGTCGACTTATGGCCTTGATTTTGAGGACCAGGCCCTTATTAGAAAAGAAGAAGGAATTGATAAGATTAATTTCATTAGGGCTTCTGATCTAACAATAGGCGAAGATATTATAAGGCTTAAAGAATACGATTCTGAAATACCCAAATCAGTGATTACAGAAGGAAAAATACCATCAAAAGATGACGAGATAATCCTCGATGAAAATCTTAAAGATAAATACAAGATCGGTGATGAGCTTAGCTTTTCCTATATCAATGATGAGCAAAAAGATGATCAAAAGATGGCAAGGTTAAAGTATAAGATAGTGGGTTTTTATAAATCATCTGATCACTTTATGGAGGATATGAAGGAAATTTCACCGCTTGGTAAAAGTGAAATTGCAGGATTTGCCTATGTTTTGTCTAATAATTTCTTGTCGGATAAGTATCATGAGGCAAATATAGTCTACAAAGATTTGCTTAATATTGATAAGACAAGCTCATCCTATGTCAAAAAGATAAATAGTAAAAAAGATGGTTTGGAGTATAGGATTAAAAATAGGCCTGGCCAAGTCTTAAATAAAATTAGGAAAGACGCTGATAAAGAAATATCAGATGCCGAAGATGACTTGATAGATGCTGAAAAAAAGCTTAGTGATAATGAGAAAAAGCTCATTGAAAGCAAAAATGACCTTGACGAAGGCTTTAGAAAGTACGAAGCAAATAAGAGTGAATTTAATCAAGAAATTGTTAAGGGAGAAAAAGACCTCGTTAAAGCAAAAAATAATCTAGATCAAGGAAGAGAAAAGCTTGAAGCAGGTAGAAGAGAATACCAAGCAAATCTCGAGAAATATGAAGGCGAGATCAAAAAAGCGGAAGAAGAGCTTGATAAAAAGCAAAAAGACTTAAATATAGGACTTGCTCAAATTGATGAACCTAAGAAGGAAATGGATAAGGCTTATGAAGAGCTTAATGAAAAGTTTGAGTCATCATTTAACAAGTTAGAAGAGGCAGAAGCAAGTCTTATTTTGGAAGAAAATTATATCAATGCTAAAAAACAAGACCTAGAAGAAGCGAAAAGCCTTGAAGATCAAAGCAATCCAGATATAATCGAAAAAATCAATCAGCTAAATGAAGAAATCCAAACCAGCCAAGCGAGTTACGAGGCTGGTAAGGCCGAATATGATAAAAATAAAAAAGAACTAGATGAAAAATACAGCCAGGCTAAATTTGAACTTGACCAAAAACTTGGAGAATTGCGAGCCAAGGAAGATGAGTTAAATAAAGCCCAGGCCCAACTTGATGAAGCTAATAAAAAGCTCGCAAATAAAAAATCTTCAGGCAAAGCTGAGTTAGATAAGGCATATGCTAGCATTAAAAATAGTGAAGGCGAGTTAAATCAAGGACAAAGAGATTATGAAAATGGTCTAGCTGAGCTTGATAGAAATAAGGAAGAAGGAAAGAAAAAACTTGCTCAAGCCTATGATGAATTAATTGATGGGCAAAAAAAATATCAAGATGCTAAGGAAAAATTCGATGAAGAAAAGGCAAAGGCTTCAAAGGATATAGATAAGGCCAAAAAAGATATTGGAGATTCAAAGGAAAGCCTCTTGACCTTACAAGATCCAGAATACACTGTAGAAAGCATCTTTGACAATAGAGGAATCGACACCTACTATCAAAACTCATTGAACATGGATAGATTATCCAAAGTTTTCCCGGCCTTTTTCTATCTAGTAGCGATGCTCGTAACACTTACAACAATGAAAAGATATATAGAAGAGCAAAGGATTATCAATGGATGTCTCAAATCTTTGGGTTATACTAACAGAGACATAGCCAAGAGATTTTATATATATGGCATAAGTCCAACGATTATAGGAGCTCTCTTGGGAGCTGTAATAGGAAGATTTATAATCCTAAAGGTGATATTTAAAGCTTATTCAACAGGATTTAAGGTCCTAGAAATGGATGTGATAAATAGTCTACCTGCTTTAACCATATCTGTTCTAGTATCTACTCTACTTATAGCCTTTACAGTTTTTATTAGTTCTAAGGAAACTGTTAGAGAGGTGCCTGCTAATCTATTAAAGGCAAAGGCTCCTGATGCAGGTAGCAAAATATTTCTTGAAAGAATTAAGTTCTTGTGGAAGAGACTATCCTTTATGGCAAAAATAACATCTAGGAATCTTTTTAGATACAAGTCCAGGATGCTGATGACTATATTTGGAGTTGGAGGATGCACGGCCCTGCTTTTCTTTGGCTTTGCTATGATAGATGCTATTAAGGACACATCAAGTATCCAGCAAGAAGAAATTCAGCATTATAGCCTAGTTTCTATGATAAATACTAAGGCCAAGAAGGAAGATCTTGATAGCTATAATCAACTTATAGAAAGTTACGATAATATTGATGTATATAATGAGAAGGCAAGTCTTGAAAAAAATAGGGAAAAACTTGATTTGTCTATAATAGTCCCAGAAAATGATAAAAAACTAAAGGATTTTGTAAGTCTTAGAGATAGGAAGAGAAATCCTATTGATTTAACTAAGGAAAATATAGTTATTACTGAAAATATAGCGAATAAATTAGGAATAAAAAAGGGGGATAAGTTAAGGGTAGATATAGACGGAGAAAATACTGAAGTTATTGTAGGAGATATAAGTGAAAATTATATCAGTGACTACATGTATATTTCTAGAAAATATTACATTGATAATATTGGAAAGGACCTAGTATATAATTCCAATCTAATCAAGGCAGATCCAGTAGAAATCAAAGATAAGATAGATGATAACAAGGCGGTTAATGCCCTAATCAATAAAACTGGAGCTTACGAGTCTATGGATGCTCTTTTGGCTAATTTGAATTTAGTTATAAGTGTTATCACCCTCATATCTTCAGCCCTCGCCATCGTCGTTTTGTATAATATAACAAGTATTAATGTCGGGGAAAGGAAGAGGGAGCTTGCAACTATCAAAGTCTTAGGCTTTTACTCTAAGGAAGTTACCTCTTATATTTATAGGGAGATTTTCATCCTAACCATACTTGGAATTGTCTTGGGATTTTTCTTAGGCTATGCTATGTTTAGATATATAATAGCCATAGTTGCACCAGAAGATATAATGATTGCCTACAGGACCCATATTATTAGTTATATAATCGCGGCAGCTATAACATTAGTAATTTCACTAGTGATTCTACTTTTTGTCCATAAGGATTTAAAGAAAATTGATATGGCAGAAGCAATGAGCTCTGGAGAATAAAGTGGCCTTCGGGTCACTTTTTAAAATTTCTAAAATTTTGTTATAATATATACTGAGGTGTTTATGAAAATTATTTTAGTAAGACATGGCCAAACCCAAGCTAATATTTCTTGGAAATATTCTACAGATGATACTATCTTAGCGGAAAGTGGCCTTTATATATTAGATAAAACAAAAAAATTACTAGACTACTATAAGATAGATAAGGTTTATACATCAGATCTTATAAGAAGTCAACAGACCGCAAAAAGATTAGGCTTTGATGATTTTACGATTGATAAAAGATTGAATGAAATGAACTTTGGAGACTTCAGAGGTCGTGGGATTGATGAGGTAAGAGAAAGTGAAAAGGACTTTTTCCTTAAGGAAGAAAAGGATTATTTTAATATCAAATACCCATCTGGTGAATCAAGAAATGATGTGATTAAAAGGACTAGTGATTTTTTAGAAGAAAAGTCTAGAGAAGAAGACGGTACAATTCTTTGTATATCACATGGCATAGCCATAAGATCAACTCTTTTTTGGATATTAAAAGATTTAGACAATTGGGGAAGCTTTTGGATAGATAACGGCTCTCTTACAATCTACAATATCGAAGATGATAAGAGACTAATTGAAAGTGTAAATAAAATATGAAGTTCATCCACTTAGCTGATGTCCACTTAGCAGATTCCTTTAACTTCGATAAGACTTTATCTAAAAAGATTAGGGAAGCTTCATGGCAGAGTCTATCAAATATTTTACAGTCTAATAAGGATGTTGATTTTGCTTTAATTGCAGGTGATCTTTTCGAAAGAGCATACTTTACAGCAAGTGATTTTAAGAGATTATTTAAGATATTTGAGGATTTTTCTAAGGATATTTATTATGTGAGTGGAAATCACGATTATTTTGATTCTTACAATAGTATCTTTTTGGAAAATTCTCCGGAAAATTTCCATGTCTTTGGCTCAGAAAATCTAGAAGTTTTTGAAAAAGATAAGCTAAGAGTATACGGGATTTCTTATAAGGATAGGATATTTTCTAAAGATTTAGACCTTGCGATAAAGTTAGATGATGAATTTTTCAATATATTTTTAATTCATGGAGATGTTGATAGGGAAGAATCTAATTATTTTTCTTTAAATTCAAAAATAATGACCGAGACTAATTTTGATTATATAGCCATGGGTCATATCCATAAGGCTCATAGTCTAAATAATATTTACTATCCGGGATCTGTTGAGCCTCATGATTTTACTGACATATATGATTATGGTTATATCAGATACGATGATGGAAAGGTTAATTTTTTCGATTCTTCTATCCTTAAATTTTACGATTTTAAACTAGACTTTAGGGATTTTGATAATGAAGAGGATTTACTTTCTTATATAAATCACAAATTGAAAAATAAGAAAAATATTGTAAGGATTGAAATATCAAGTAATAAAGATATAGATCAGAAATTTATAAGAAATAATATTGATGCAATCTATAAGGAAATCCACATTAAAGAAAAAAAAGATTTATCCTATATGATAAGTCTTTTCCCTAATTCTCTTTTATCTCTTTATGCCAAAAAGTTCGACAGTCCTAAAAATGAAATTGAAAATCTCGCCTTAGAAATGGGGCTTGATGCAATTCTTAGGAGTAAAGATGACTAGAGTTTTTATTAAAGAAATCCATATAATTTCCTTCGGGAAGTTTGAGGATAAGAAAATAAGATTTGATGAAAATTTTAATTTAATATATGGCAAAAATGAAACAGGTAAATCAACTGTGACGAATTTCATCGAAGGCTTACTATATGGATTTGATGAAGGAAAAAATAAGAAAAGTTTTTCTTATAAAAAAGAAGCCTATAAGCCCAAACTTTCCTATAAATATGCAGGAAGTGGAATTTTTAATAAAGATGGTATCGACCTAAAAGTAACAAGGAACTTTGAAGATGGTTCATACAAGTTGATTAATCTCTCAAGCGGAGACGAAATTCCTTCTAAGGATTCAAATCTTGGATTTCCTGGAGAATATATCCTAGATATGACCTATGATATCTATAAGAATTACCTTACAAGTTTTCAAGGGCAAAGGTCAGAACAAAAGGCCAAGGAGAAGCTAATAGAAAGCTTGGCCAACCAGGATATAGACTATGATTTCTCAGCAAATAAGGCCATTGGAATCTTAGATGATAAATTAAACAAATTAGGAAGCGATAGGGCCTACACTAAACCCTATCTTAAGGTAAAGACTGAAATCAAAGAAATCGAAGATAGGCTCTATGAAATAAAATCCTATAAAAAATCTTACGAGAAAGACTTCAAAAGACTTGACTATAATAAGAAAAGACAAAGATCTTTAAGGGAAAAATATGAAAAAGATAAAGAGAAATTGGATTCTTACAAGAAATATAGGGCAAATCAGAATTATAAAGATTATAAGAAGTGGACGGATGAACTCTATAAAATAAATGAATCAATAGGATCTTACAGTGATGTATTTGGACTTGATGAGGAGTATTTCCTATCCCTAGAAAAAAATTTAGGTCAAAGTAAAAAGTCTCATAGCTCAAATACGAAGTATATAGTTTTTATACAAGTCTTACTTTTCACATTTTTAGGTTTTTCTATAAATAAATATTTTTATCTACTCGCTTTAAGTTTTATGCTAGTATTTATTTTCTTAATAAATTCCACTAAAAAAACAGAAGATAGTAGAAATGACCTAAGCCAGTATAATAAATTGAGAGCAAGGTTTCTAAAATATAAGAGCTTAAAGAAGGAAAAAGAAAAAATAGAAGATGTCCTTTCAATACTTAGAAATCAGGATATTAAAGATTGTGAAAGTACTTTTGACCTAGAAGATTTTGAAAATTATGATATTGAGAAGGCAGAACTTAACCTAGATTCTTATCTAGACGATTTAGATAAAATAAATGTTGAGATTTCAAGAGATGAAAAAAACCTTGTAAGTATAGAGGAAAAAATAGAAGACGAAGTCGACCTAGTCGATAGATTACACTTCCTAGAGAATAAATTAGTTGAGATTGAAAACAAGAAGAGGGCTATTAATCTTGCAAAAAGCACTATAAAGGAAATTATCGATGAAAATAGGAATGATTTCACCAATTTAAACAAAAGAGCAAATCAGATTATTAGAGAAATAAGCAAAAATTCTTTTGACTCAATAATATTTGATGAAAAATTAAATCCTAAGATAAGAACTAAGGAAGGCTACGATATGATGGTAGATCAACTTTCTAAGGGTTTTATGGACCAACTATCTTTTGCTTTGAAACTTAGCATAAATGAGGAAGCTTTTTCCAAGATATTTATGGTCTATGACGATGCTTTTATCAATTATGACTTAGAAAGATTAAGAAATGCTCTATTCTTTCTTTTAGATGCCGCAAGCTTTAGACAAATTATCTATTTCACTTGCCATGATAGGGAGAGGGAAGTATTTGAGTCAGAAGGAATTAAAATTAACTATATAGATATGGAGGATGTATGATATATGCAATAGCAGATTTACATCTTGATTATACAGAGAATAAGTCCATGGAAGTTTTTGGTGACGGTTGGGCTAATTACCAGGATAGGATTTTTTCTAATTGGGAAAAGATCATAAATGATGACGATACCGTCCTTATACCAGGAGATATTTCCTGGGCTATGAGCGTCGAAGAAGCAAGGATCGACCTAGGAAAAATCGATAAGATGAAGGGGAAGAAAATACTCATGAAAGGCAACCACGATTACTGGTGGTCTTCCCTGAAAAAACTTGAAGAATTGGGCCTTTCTACTTTATCCTTCCTTCAGAACAATCATTTTGAAGTCGAAGGATATGATATTTGTGGAACCAGGGGCTGGATTTCCAAAGATAATAAGGACTTTGATGAACACGATTTAAAGATATATAAGAGAGAGCTTATTAGGCTTGAAAATTCATTTAGAGAAAGTAAGAGTAATAAGAGGATAGTCCTCCTCCATTATCCGCCCCTAAATGCGGATGGAAGCTTTAATGAGTTTTTTGACTTATGTAAGGAATATAAGGTATCTAAACTCATTTACGGTCACTTACATGGAGTAGGACATAAGTTAATCAAAGAAGGGAATATAGAAGGCATAGAGGTCTCTTGCGTTGCGGGAGATTATATTGATTTTATGCCAGTAAGGATAGGATAATGCATAGAGAAATAGAAGTAAAAGTTTTAAATATTGATGTTGAAAAGATGATAGAAAAATTAGAATGTTTGGGTGCAGATTTAATTAACCAT contains:
- the smpB gene encoding SsrA-binding protein SmpB; protein product: MKLLANNKKAYHDYFIEEKYEAGLSLLGSEVKSIKKGKVSIKESFISDRKGEMFIYGMHVTPYSQAYDKDIDPTRTRRLLLHKKEINKLIGKKTQAGYTVVPLKIYERDGLVKLELALAKGKKQYDKRESIKAKDDKRKMDRALKNY
- the thyX gene encoding FAD-dependent thymidylate synthase, giving the protein MSNKSTLKVKLLNYTPRAEETIAQAGKLCYSQVGVDEIAEKQDEESIARYVKMLQNLGHLSPIEHVSFTFAVEGVSRVLTHQLVRHRLASYSQQSQRYVKLDQFEYIMPKEIDENEEAREIFIRQMEESQKAYDDLTDILFEKHYQSFMDEGQDEKSAKRSASKKAIEDARYVFPNACETKIVFTMNARNLLHFFNMRSCLRAQWEIRDLSDQMIRLVKDIYPNLFLNAGPSCINGPCPEGKMTCGKIKQVREKYKNI
- a CDS encoding ABC transporter ATP-binding protein, whose protein sequence is MSYIQLNNLTKEFKSGDTKIVANDKINFSLEEGRLLIIVGASGAGKTTLLNLIGGMDKATSGEILIDGKNLVGLSDRDLTEYRRNDVGFVFQHYNLIPNLTALENVEMASEISDNPLEAEKILEEVGLSHRLNNFPSQLSGGEQQRVAIARALAKNPKLLLCDEPTGALDYETGKNILRLLQDASRKMGATVVIITHNSLIKPMADQVIEIRDGRVDKDYINENPVSVDEIEW
- a CDS encoding FtsX-like permease family protein: MNKTYIKSIFADMKKTKGKVLSIMIMVALASLVVVGLLLSGPSMRKSLNNSLGEYKHPDLIVRSTYGLDFEDQALIRKEEGIDKINFIRASDLTIGEDIIRLKEYDSEIPKSVITEGKIPSKDDEIILDENLKDKYKIGDELSFSYINDEQKDDQKMARLKYKIVGFYKSSDHFMEDMKEISPLGKSEIAGFAYVLSNNFLSDKYHEANIVYKDLLNIDKTSSSYVKKINSKKDGLEYRIKNRPGQVLNKIRKDADKEISDAEDDLIDAEKKLSDNEKKLIESKNDLDEGFRKYEANKSEFNQEIVKGEKDLVKAKNNLDQGREKLEAGRREYQANLEKYEGEIKKAEEELDKKQKDLNIGLAQIDEPKKEMDKAYEELNEKFESSFNKLEEAEASLILEENYINAKKQDLEEAKSLEDQSNPDIIEKINQLNEEIQTSQASYEAGKAEYDKNKKELDEKYSQAKFELDQKLGELRAKEDELNKAQAQLDEANKKLANKKSSGKAELDKAYASIKNSEGELNQGQRDYENGLAELDRNKEEGKKKLAQAYDELIDGQKKYQDAKEKFDEEKAKASKDIDKAKKDIGDSKESLLTLQDPEYTVESIFDNRGIDTYYQNSLNMDRLSKVFPAFFYLVAMLVTLTTMKRYIEEQRIINGCLKSLGYTNRDIAKRFYIYGISPTIIGALLGAVIGRFIILKVIFKAYSTGFKVLEMDVINSLPALTISVLVSTLLIAFTVFISSKETVREVPANLLKAKAPDAGSKIFLERIKFLWKRLSFMAKITSRNLFRYKSRMLMTIFGVGGCTALLFFGFAMIDAIKDTSSIQQEEIQHYSLVSMINTKAKKEDLDSYNQLIESYDNIDVYNEKASLEKNREKLDLSIIVPENDKKLKDFVSLRDRKRNPIDLTKENIVITENIANKLGIKKGDKLRVDIDGENTEVIVGDISENYISDYMYISRKYYIDNIGKDLVYNSNLIKADPVEIKDKIDDNKAVNALINKTGAYESMDALLANLNLVISVITLISSALAIVVLYNITSINVGERKRELATIKVLGFYSKEVTSYIYREIFILTILGIVLGFFLGYAMFRYIIAIVAPEDIMIAYRTHIISYIIAAAITLVISLVILLFVHKDLKKIDMAEAMSSGE
- a CDS encoding histidine phosphatase family protein; amino-acid sequence: MKIILVRHGQTQANISWKYSTDDTILAESGLYILDKTKKLLDYYKIDKVYTSDLIRSQQTAKRLGFDDFTIDKRLNEMNFGDFRGRGIDEVRESEKDFFLKEEKDYFNIKYPSGESRNDVIKRTSDFLEEKSREEDGTILCISHGIAIRSTLFWILKDLDNWGSFWIDNGSLTIYNIEDDKRLIESVNKI
- a CDS encoding metallophosphoesterase family protein — its product is MKFIHLADVHLADSFNFDKTLSKKIREASWQSLSNILQSNKDVDFALIAGDLFERAYFTASDFKRLFKIFEDFSKDIYYVSGNHDYFDSYNSIFLENSPENFHVFGSENLEVFEKDKLRVYGISYKDRIFSKDLDLAIKLDDEFFNIFLIHGDVDREESNYFSLNSKIMTETNFDYIAMGHIHKAHSLNNIYYPGSVEPHDFTDIYDYGYIRYDDGKVNFFDSSILKFYDFKLDFRDFDNEEDLLSYINHKLKNKKNIVRIEISSNKDIDQKFIRNNIDAIYKEIHIKEKKDLSYMISLFPNSLLSLYAKKFDSPKNEIENLALEMGLDAILRSKDD
- a CDS encoding ATP-binding protein, which gives rise to MTRVFIKEIHIISFGKFEDKKIRFDENFNLIYGKNETGKSTVTNFIEGLLYGFDEGKNKKSFSYKKEAYKPKLSYKYAGSGIFNKDGIDLKVTRNFEDGSYKLINLSSGDEIPSKDSNLGFPGEYILDMTYDIYKNYLTSFQGQRSEQKAKEKLIESLANQDIDYDFSANKAIGILDDKLNKLGSDRAYTKPYLKVKTEIKEIEDRLYEIKSYKKSYEKDFKRLDYNKKRQRSLREKYEKDKEKLDSYKKYRANQNYKDYKKWTDELYKINESIGSYSDVFGLDEEYFLSLEKNLGQSKKSHSSNTKYIVFIQVLLFTFLGFSINKYFYLLALSFMLVFIFLINSTKKTEDSRNDLSQYNKLRARFLKYKSLKKEKEKIEDVLSILRNQDIKDCESTFDLEDFENYDIEKAELNLDSYLDDLDKINVEISRDEKNLVSIEEKIEDEVDLVDRLHFLENKLVEIENKKRAINLAKSTIKEIIDENRNDFTNLNKRANQIIREISKNSFDSIIFDEKLNPKIRTKEGYDMMVDQLSKGFMDQLSFALKLSINEEAFSKIFMVYDDAFINYDLERLRNALFFLLDAASFRQIIYFTCHDREREVFESEGIKINYIDMEDV
- a CDS encoding metallophosphoesterase; translated protein: MIYAIADLHLDYTENKSMEVFGDGWANYQDRIFSNWEKIINDDDTVLIPGDISWAMSVEEARIDLGKIDKMKGKKILMKGNHDYWWSSLKKLEELGLSTLSFLQNNHFEVEGYDICGTRGWISKDNKDFDEHDLKIYKRELIRLENSFRESKSNKRIVLLHYPPLNADGSFNEFFDLCKEYKVSKLIYGHLHGVGHKLIKEGNIEGIEVSCVAGDYIDFMPVRIG